A single window of Gambusia affinis linkage group LG18, SWU_Gaff_1.0, whole genome shotgun sequence DNA harbors:
- the LOC122820119 gene encoding uncharacterized protein LOC122820119, which translates to MEGDDVTLSCRARNPTHNLPAAFYKDGSFIGDGSSGHMTLLHVSSSDEGLYKCNITGHGESPSSRISVKDRISSTPLSITSIPPSSSPPPGSSFPTITVVVSIFIFIFLVFLSLILLVLLVRRCSCRKPEAEEGKDGEKEIKELKTFINQLQPIRSSRGKTSRLTVNMLTALRLIQEALYKRISDSGSLRMKTDLKDGLFVLQEPRCDDEDNWSISQISSQSQILVCQSGFLSPNLLDPPENSSSSCSSSSSIQLFIIW; encoded by the exons ATGGAGGGAGATGAcgtcactctgagctgcagagcaagGAATCCAACCCACAACCTCCCAGCTGCTTTCTATAAAGATGGCTCCTTCATTGGTGATGGATCATCAGGTCACATGaccctcctccatgtttccagctctgatgaaggcctctataaatgtaacatcacaGGTCATGGAGAGTCTCCATCCAGCAGGATCtctgtcaaag ACAGAATCTCCTCCACTCCTCTATCCATcacctccatccctccatcctcttctcctcctcctggttcATCTTTTCCCACCATCACAGTcgttgtttccatttttatttttatcttcctggtttttctCTCATTGATTCTTCTGGTTCTTCTGGTGAGACGATGTTCCTGCAGGAAACCTGAAG ctgaagaaggaaaagatggagaaaaggaaattaaagaaCTGAAAACCTTCATTAACcagctgcagccaatcagaagcagcAGAGGTAAAACTAGCAGGCTAACAgttaacatgctaacagctctgCG TTTGATCCAGGAAGCTCTTTATAAACGAATCAGTGATTCTGGATCTCTGAGGATGAAAACAGATCTGAAGGATGGactgtttgtgctgcaggaaCCTCGATGCGATGATGAGGACAACTGGTCCATCAGTCAGATCTCCTCCCAGAGCCAGATACTGGTGTGTCAATCTGGGTTTCTGAGTCCAAATCTTCTGGATCCTccagagaacagcagcagcagctgcagcagcagcagcagcatccagctctTCATCATCTGGTAA